A genomic segment from Spinacia oleracea cultivar Varoflay chromosome 3, BTI_SOV_V1, whole genome shotgun sequence encodes:
- the LOC110798428 gene encoding eukaryotic translation initiation factor NCBP, whose product MDMSDKNQISLNTSINNNNQAGADNSLVDREAEDRERQARDLKAGLHPLRHKFVFWYTRRNPGVRTQTPYEESIKRLVDFSTVEGFWVCYCHFARPSTLPSPTDLHLFKEGIRPLWEDSANCNGGKWIIRFKKAVSGRFWEDLVLALVGDQLDYGDNICGAVLSIRFSEDILSVWNRNSADHQAVMGLRDAIKRHLKLPHSYVMEYKPHDASLRDNSSYRNTWLRG is encoded by the exons ATGGACATGTCAGACAAGAATCAAATTTCACTCAACACCTCCATTAACAACAACAATCAAGCTGGTGCTGATAATTCTCTTGTTGATCGAGAAGCTGAAGATCGTGAACGCCAAGCCCGGGACCTCAAAGCCGGACTCCACCCCCTCAGG CACAAGTTTGTATTTTGGTATACTCGTCGAAATCCTGGTGTGCGGACACAAACACCTTATGAAGAGAGCATAAAGAGACTTGTGGATTTCAGCACT GTTGAAGGATTCTGGGTCTGCTATTGTCATTTTGCCCGTCCTTCTACATTGCCAAGCCCAACTGATTTGCATCTTTTCAAGGAAGGAATTCGCCCATTATGGGAG GATTCTGCTAATTGCAATGGTGGAAAGTGGATCATCCGATTCAAGAAGGCTGTTTCAGGACGTTTCTGGGAAGATCTG GTTTTAGCCTTGGTAGGTGACCAGCTTGACTATGGGGATAATATTTGTGGTGCAGTACTTAGCATAAGGTTTAGTGAGGATATATTGAGTGTCTGGAACAGGAATTCAGCTGACCATCAG GCTGTAATGGGTTTGAGAGACGCAATAAAACGACACTTGAAGCTTCCTCACAGCTACGTGATGGAATATAAGCCCCATGACGCCTCTTTACGTGACAACTCTTCATACAGGAATACATGGCTGAGGGGATAA